In Carya illinoinensis cultivar Pawnee chromosome 9, C.illinoinensisPawnee_v1, whole genome shotgun sequence, the following are encoded in one genomic region:
- the LOC122275553 gene encoding trafficking protein particle complex subunit 13 isoform X2, whose protein sequence is MSSTQGSHSLAFRVMRLCRPSFHVDPPLRLDPADLIVGEDIFDDPIAASELPRLFDSHISKPTDSSDLSYRSRFLLHDPSDPMGLSGLLVLPQAFGAIYLGETFCSYISINNSSNFEVKDVVIKAEIQTERQRILLLDTSKSPVESIRAGGRYDFIVEHDVKELGAHTLVCTALYNDGDGERKYLPQFFKFIVANPLSVRTKVRVVKETTFLEACIENHTKSNLLMDQVDFEPAPHWTATILNVDGHHSDSNSQTRETFKQPVLIRSGGGIHNYLYQLKLSSRGSAEMKVEGSNILGKLQITWRTNLGEPGRLQTQQILGTPVTRSDIELHVAEVPSVINLERPFMLHLKLTNQTERELGPFEVLLSQNGLHEEKVVRINGLQTTKKKKKRFCCKMACTRRRS, encoded by the exons ATGAGCAGTACTCAGGGTTCACACTCCCTGGCCTTTAGGGTGATGAGGTTATGCAGACCCTCCTTCCACGTGGACCCTCCCCTCCGCCTGGACCCCGCTGATCTTATCGTTGGCGAGGACATCTTCGACGACCCGATTGCCGCCTCCGAGCTCCCTCGCCTTTTCGACAGCCACATCTCCAAGCCCACAGATTCCTCAGATCTCAGCTATCGCTCCAGATTCCTCCTCCACGACCCCTCCGACCCCATGGGCCTCTCCGGCCTCCTCGTCCTTCCCCAGGCCTTCGG gGCGATTTATTTGGGAGAGACTTTCTGTAGCTATATTAGCATCAACAACAGCTCCAATTTTGAAGTTAAGGACGTTGTAATCAAG GCAGAAATTCAAACAGAGAGACAGAGGATCTTGCTTCTGGATACATCAAAATCACCGGTTGAGTCCATTCGTGCTGGAGGGCGTTATGATTTCATCGTGGAACACGATGTCAAGGAACTTGGAGCTCACAC GTTGGTCTGCACTGCATTGTACAATGACGGTGACGGAGAGCGGAAATATCTTCCGCAGTTTTTCAAGTTTATCGTTGCCAATCCACTTTCAGTTAGGACAAAG GTTCGTGTTGTTAAG GAAACTACATTTCTTGAAGCTTGCATTGAAAATCATACAAAATCAAACCTTCTTATGGACCAAGTTGACTTTGAGCCTGCTCCACATTGGACTGCAACAATATTAAATGTGGATGGGCACCATTCAGACAGCAATTCTCAGACTAG AGAGACATTTAAGCAACCTGTCCTTATCAGATCTGGTGGAGGAATTCACAACTATCTTTATCAGTTGAAATTGTCATCACGTGGTTCTGCAGAAATGAAAGTTGAGGGTAGTAATATTCTTGGTAAGCTTCAGATTACGTGGCGTACAAATCTGGGTGAACCTGGTCGCCTGCAGACACAGCAAATTCTGGGCACT CCCGTAACACGCAGTGATATTGAGTTGCATGTTGCGGAGGTTCCATCTGTTATCAACTTGGAAAGACCCTTTATG CTACATTTGAAACTCACAAACCAGACAGAGAGAGAATTGGGACCCTTTGAAGTTTTGTTGTCGCAAAATGGCTTGCATGAGGAGAAGGTTGTTAGGATCAACGGTCTCCAAACTACG aagaagaagaagaagaggtttTGTTGCAAAATGGCTTGCACGAGGAGAAGGTCGTGA
- the LOC122275554 gene encoding stem-specific protein TSJT1-like produces MLSIFNKGLVQPPQELNSPAPLNSSVKPAKLSPEILKDFVSQSGNAFSICFENTTAFAYVPPEKPYSIHQRLFCAMDEIYCIFLGSLNNLCSLIKQYGLSKGTNEAMFVMEAYRTLRDRGPYPADQVLKDLDGSFGFVIYDNKAKTVFAALGANEEIRLFWGISADGSVVISDKLEVIKASCAKSFAPFPTGCMFHSEHGLMSFEHPRMKIKAMPRVDSEGIMCGADFKVDVQSRIHSMPRVGSEANWAIWGSQS; encoded by the exons ATGTTGAGTATATTCAACAAAGGCTTGGTTCAGCCACCTCAGGAGCTGAATAGCCCGGCGCCCTTGAATTCTTCCGTGAAGCCGGCCAAGCTTTCACCAGAGATTTTGAAGGATTTCGTTTCTCAATCTGGCAATGCCTTCTCAATCTGCTTTGAAAATACGACGGCTTTTGCTTATGTTCCACCCGAGAAACCATATTCCATTCATCAGAG ATTGTTCTGTGCCATGGATGAAATATACTGCATTTTCTTAGGGAGCCTAAACAATCTGTGCAGCCTCATCAAGCAGTACGGCCTATCAAAGGGCACAAACGAGGCCATGTTCGTGATGGAGGCCTATAGGACTCTCCGTGACCGAGGTCCATACCCAGCCGATCAGGTCCTCAAAGATCTTGATGGAAGCTTTGGATTTGTGATCTACGATAACAAGGCAAAAACAGTCTTTGCTGCACTG GGTGCAAATGAAGAAATTAGGCTCTTCTGGGGCATTTCAGCTGATGGGTCTGTGGTGATTTCTGACAAGTTAGAGGTCATAAAAGCAAGCTGTGCTAAATCATTTGCACCATTCCCTACTG GGTGCATGTTCCACAGCGAGCATGGGTTGATGAGCTTCGAGCACCCAAGAATGAAAATCAAAGCAATGCCTAGGGTTGACAGTGAGGGGATCATGTGTGGGGCCGACTTCAAGGTTGATGTTCAATCAAGGATTCACAGCATGCCACGTGTTGGAAGCGAAGCCAACTGGGCAATATGGGGCTCACAATCCTGA
- the LOC122275553 gene encoding trafficking protein particle complex subunit 13 isoform X1, protein MSSTQGSHSLAFRVMRLCRPSFHVDPPLRLDPADLIVGEDIFDDPIAASELPRLFDSHISKPTDSSDLSYRSRFLLHDPSDPMGLSGLLVLPQAFGAIYLGETFCSYISINNSSNFEVKDVVIKAEIQTERQRILLLDTSKSPVESIRAGGRYDFIVEHDVKELGAHTLVCTALYNDGDGERKYLPQFFKFIVANPLSVRTKVRVVKETTFLEACIENHTKSNLLMDQVDFEPAPHWTATILNVDGHHSDSNSQTRETFKQPVLIRSGGGIHNYLYQLKLSSRGSAEMKVEGSNILGKLQITWRTNLGEPGRLQTQQILGTPVTRSDIELHVAEVPSVINLERPFMLHLKLTNQTERELGPFEVLLSQNGLHEEKVVRINGLQTTALPQVAAFSYTDFHLNLIATKLGVQRITGITVFDTRQKRSYEPLLDLEIFVDLD, encoded by the exons ATGAGCAGTACTCAGGGTTCACACTCCCTGGCCTTTAGGGTGATGAGGTTATGCAGACCCTCCTTCCACGTGGACCCTCCCCTCCGCCTGGACCCCGCTGATCTTATCGTTGGCGAGGACATCTTCGACGACCCGATTGCCGCCTCCGAGCTCCCTCGCCTTTTCGACAGCCACATCTCCAAGCCCACAGATTCCTCAGATCTCAGCTATCGCTCCAGATTCCTCCTCCACGACCCCTCCGACCCCATGGGCCTCTCCGGCCTCCTCGTCCTTCCCCAGGCCTTCGG gGCGATTTATTTGGGAGAGACTTTCTGTAGCTATATTAGCATCAACAACAGCTCCAATTTTGAAGTTAAGGACGTTGTAATCAAG GCAGAAATTCAAACAGAGAGACAGAGGATCTTGCTTCTGGATACATCAAAATCACCGGTTGAGTCCATTCGTGCTGGAGGGCGTTATGATTTCATCGTGGAACACGATGTCAAGGAACTTGGAGCTCACAC GTTGGTCTGCACTGCATTGTACAATGACGGTGACGGAGAGCGGAAATATCTTCCGCAGTTTTTCAAGTTTATCGTTGCCAATCCACTTTCAGTTAGGACAAAG GTTCGTGTTGTTAAG GAAACTACATTTCTTGAAGCTTGCATTGAAAATCATACAAAATCAAACCTTCTTATGGACCAAGTTGACTTTGAGCCTGCTCCACATTGGACTGCAACAATATTAAATGTGGATGGGCACCATTCAGACAGCAATTCTCAGACTAG AGAGACATTTAAGCAACCTGTCCTTATCAGATCTGGTGGAGGAATTCACAACTATCTTTATCAGTTGAAATTGTCATCACGTGGTTCTGCAGAAATGAAAGTTGAGGGTAGTAATATTCTTGGTAAGCTTCAGATTACGTGGCGTACAAATCTGGGTGAACCTGGTCGCCTGCAGACACAGCAAATTCTGGGCACT CCCGTAACACGCAGTGATATTGAGTTGCATGTTGCGGAGGTTCCATCTGTTATCAACTTGGAAAGACCCTTTATG CTACATTTGAAACTCACAAACCAGACAGAGAGAGAATTGGGACCCTTTGAAGTTTTGTTGTCGCAAAATGGCTTGCATGAGGAGAAGGTTGTTAGGATCAACGGTCTCCAAACTACG GCTTTACCCCAGGTTGCAGCATTTAGTTACACAGACTTCCACCTG AACCTCATTGCTACTAAACTTGGAGTTCAGAGAATCACAGGCATTACAGTGTTTGACACAAGACAGAAGAGATCTTATGAACCTTTGCTAGACTTGGAG ATTTTCGTGGATTTGGACTAA
- the LOC122275758 gene encoding uncharacterized protein LOC122275758, with translation METQIFAIPISYSNPQFAPSVFLFDFPLFSRGSRESLRFSRRKCIHVSHKSISVRASCASGSANFGGWDEFRIFGDSECAGESDQFRNFLVSVKVEDRKHIIVFLLGLVCALAISRVRVSSTVMFPASILVFGIGFSFGFIRAGKFSEVSEIRGKKRVKEEIYTVCTDKLRNLVDFFDGFDVKVNNLKNDIQKAIDNNQITVSDLESYVNEIESISSSASNARNIAKASIDNAGNSNDLFVENQKPSRRKKELGEVGFELLQSVGSFFVENSVGSKPNKVKDNIKRQTIERLVNDQNRANVSTSAVEESDFNLVDDNKGNGKLGVSRDSSAFVENGGRRMKIDSKMGKMSEDEMGGSGKRFIESEEYSYQNNSLRFTNNQTFSLKMGRDNRTEIWESHDKFNSEEFRVRMKRLGTEASFVQQQMLKKSNEAYRTSLDREMNDDETYRFQSREEILNHEYDSHMANQLSSNESEVDSFSSPKVSDDVVFDRYLTEANELLKQAKEYIRSRSDKERAEILLYRSAKLLSKAIAMKPVSLLAAGQLGNTYLLHGELKLKMSRELRALLLGGGPFPIEKQNGALKGLGDQITGKDEIASVLVNVCEECEELLVEAGRKYRLALSIDGNDVRALYNWGLALSFRAQLIADIGPEAAFEADEVFLAAIDKFDAMMSKGNVYAPDALFRWGVALQQRSRLRPHNSKEKVKLLQQAKRLYEDALHMDSDNLQVREALSTCVSELNFRHF, from the exons ATGGAAACCCAAATTTTCGCGATTCCCATCAGTTATTCGAATCCTCAATTTGCACCCTCGgtttttctctttgattttccGTTGTTTTCGAGGGGAAGCCGAGAAAGTCTTCGTTTTTCCCGCCGAAAATGTATTCACGTGTCCCACAAGAGCATCTCTGTAAGAGCTAGTTGTGCTTCTGGCTCAGCGAATTTCGGCGGGTGGGACGAGTTTAGAATCTTCGGCGACTCGGAATGCGCTGGTGAGTCGGATCAATTTCGAAACTTTCTGGTTTCTGTTAAAGTTGAAGATAGAAAGCACATAATCGTGTTCCTTTTGGGGCTTGTGTGCGCCCTAGCCATTTCTAGAGTTAGAGTCTCGTCAACTGTTATGTTTCCAGCTTCAATTTTGGTTTTTGGTATTGGTTTTTCGTTTGGGTTTATTCGTGCCGGAAAATTCAGTGAGGTGAGTGAAATTAGAGGTAAGAAAAGGGTAAAAGAGGAGATTTATACGGTTTGTACTGATAAATTGAGGAACTTGGTGGATTTTTTTGACGGGTTTGATGTCAAGGTTAATAATTTAAAGAATGATATACAAAAAGCTATTGATAATAATCAAATCACTGTAAGTGATTTGGAAAGTTATGTAAATGAAATTGAATCAATTAGTTCATCGGCTTCGAATGCAAGAAACATCGCCAAGGCTTCAATAGATAACGCGGGGAACTCTAATGATTTGTTCGTGGAGAACCAGAAGCCAAGTAGAAGGAAGAAAGAGCTTGGTGAAGTTGGGTTTGAGTTGTTGCAGTCTGTTGGAAGTTTCTTTGTGGAGAACTCGGTTGGTTCTAAGCCTAATAAAGTGAAAGATAACATTAAGCGACAGACCATAGAGAGATTGGTAAACGATCAAAATCGAGCAAATGTATCTACTTCTGCTGTTGAAGAAAGTGATTTCAATTTAGTCGATGATAATAAAGGAAATGGTAAGTTGGGTGTGTCTCGAGATTCATCAGCTTTTGTTGAGAATGGTGGTAGACGAATGAAAATTGACTCAAAAATGGGGAAAATGAGTGAAGATGAGATGGGTGGCAGTGGTAAAAGATTTATTGAAAGTGAAGAGTATAGTTATCAGAATAACAGTTTGCGATTTACAAATAATCAAACTTTCTCTTTGAAGATGGGCCGTGATAACAGAACTGAGATATGGGAATCCCATGATAAGTTTAACTCTGAGGAGTTTAGAGTTAGGATGAAACGTTTGGGAACAGAAGCATCCTTTGTTCAACAACAGATGCTCAAGAAATCCAATGAAGCTTACCGAACTTCTCTCGACAGGGAAATGAATGACGATGAGACATACAGGTTCCAATCTAGAGAAGAAATTTTGAATCATGAATACGATTCTCATATGGCTAATCAGCTGTCCTCAAATGAGAGTGAGGTTGATTCCTTTTCATCTCCAAAGGTTTCTGATGATGTGGTCTTTGATAGGTATCTTACAGAAGCTAATGAGCTTCTGAAACAAGCAAAAGAGTATATAAGGAGTAGAAGTGATAAGGAGCGTGCTGAGATCCTATTGTACAGGTCTGCCAAATTACTCTCCAAAGCCATAGCTATGAAGCCCGTGAGTTTGTTGGCTGCAGGCCAATTAGGCAACACCTATCTTCTTCACGgagaattaaaattgaagatGAGTCGTGAGTTGAGAGCGCTCCTTTTGGGTGGTGGTCCTTTTCCTATTGAAAAGCAAAATGGAGCACTCAAGGGATTAGGTGATCAAATCACTGGCAAGGATGAAATTGCATCTGTCCTTGTTAATGTGTGTGAAGAGTGTGAAGAACTTCTTGTCGAGGCAGGAAGAAAATATAGATTGGCATTATCTATTGATGGGAATGATGTAAGAGCCCTATACAACTGGGGTCTTGCTCTCTCCTTCCGTGCGCAATTGATTGCAGATATTGGACCG GAAGCTGCTTTTGAGGCCGATGAAGTATTCTTGGCTGCAATTGATAAATTCGATGCTATGATGTCCAAAGGCAATGTTTATGCACCTGATG CTTTGTTCAGATGGGGTGTGGCTTTGCAGCAAAGATCTCGCTTACGGCCACATAATAGTAAAGAGAAAGTGAAATTACTGCAGCAGGCAAAGAGGCTATATGAAGATGCACTCCATATGGACTCCGACAATCTCCAAGTTAGAGAAGCCCTATCAACATGTGTATCTGAACTCAATTTTAGGCACTTTTGA
- the LOC122275759 gene encoding CBS domain-containing protein CBSX5-like, whose translation MAVSILSREVFDLCLGKPALRSLSVSATVGDALSALKRLGESYLSLWSCDHDKSSRISDDCRCVGKVCMVDIICFLCKEENLRSPAAALRSPLSVLIPKTPTGIVRHLEPHASLVEAIDLILEGAQNLVIPIPSQSRRKRLLQKPSSNSTLHNNREYCWLTQEDIIRYLLNSIGLFCPTPINPINTLNVIDPKNILAVQYDDPASAALPLIFQSLVNHTSVAIVDLDGKLIGEISPFTLNACDESVSPAIATLSAGDLMAYIDCGGPPEDLVQLVKDRLEAQNLEAALELMEEESTITSLSLCSSSSDEESGSGRSKSVGSYSARLIRRSEAIVCYPWSSLVAVMIQALAHRVSYVWVVEEDGSLSGIVTFAAMLKVFRERLNSL comes from the exons ATGGCAGTGAGCATACTTTCCCGGGAGGTATTCGATCTATGTCTTGGAAAGCCTGCCCTTAGGAGCCTTTCTGTTTCCGCCACAGTCGGCGACGCCCTGTCGGCCCTGAAGAGGCTCGGCGAGAGCTATTTGAGCTTGTGGAGCTGTGACCACGACAAGTCTTCGAGGATCTCTGATGATTGCCGATGCGTAGGCAAGGTTTGCATGGTAGACATAATCTGTTTCCTCTGCAAAGAAGAGAACCTCAGGTCCCCAGCCGCCGCGCTTCGGTCGCCGCTCTCGGTTCTGATTCCCAAGACTCCTACTGGGATCGTTAGGCATTTGGAGCCCCACGCAAG CTTAGTGGAGGCTATAGATCTCATCCTTGAAGGAGCACAGAATCTTGTGATACCAATACCAAGTCAAAGCCGGAGGAAGAGGCTCCTGCAGAAGCCCTCCTCCAATTCCACCCTCCACAACAATCGGGAATACTGCTGGCTCACCCAAGAAGACATAATCCGCTACCTCCTCAACTCCATTGGTCTTTTCTGCCCCACCCCCATCAACCCCATCAACACCCTTAATGTAATCGACCCAAAAAACATCCTCGCCGTCCAATACGACGACCCTGCATCGGCTGCATTGCCCCTCATCTTCCAGTCCCTCGTCAACCACACCTCTGTTGCCATCGTCGACCTAGACGGCAAGTTGATTGGCGAAATCTCGCCGTTCACGCTCAATGCTTGCGACGAGTCCGTCTCGCCGGCGATCGCAACTCTCTCGGCGGGTGATCTAATGGCATATATAGACTGTGGTGGTCCACCAGAGGACCTAGTGCAGCTGGTGAAAGACCGACTGGAAGCGCAAAACTTAGAAGCGGCTTTGGAACTAATGGAAGAGGAATCGACAATCACATCATTGTCGCTGTGCTCGTCTTCGTCGGACGAAGAGTCTGGGTCGGGGAGGAGTAAGTCAGTAGGGTCGTATTCGGCGAGGTTGATTAGGAGGTCAGAAGCAATCGTGTGCTACCCGTGGAGCTCATTGGTGGCGGTGATGATTCAGGCACTTGCGCATCGCGTGAGTTATGTGTGGGTTGTTGAAGAGGATGGGAGTTTGTCTGGGATTGTTACCTTTGCAGCCATGTTGAAAGTTTTCCGGGAACGTTTGAACTCGTTATAA